In the Euphorbia lathyris chromosome 5, ddEupLath1.1, whole genome shotgun sequence genome, one interval contains:
- the LOC136230003 gene encoding chalcone synthase-like, whose amino-acid sequence MEMEGKVGVPKANKGIATILAVGTANPPSCIFQADYPDFYFRITQTQHMTQLKDKFTRICEKTTVKKRYMHLSEEIIKNNPNIAIYKSPSLDARQEILVKEVPKLGKEAALKAIKEWGQPIKKITHLIFCTSSGVDMPGADLELIKLLGLNYSVKRLMMYHSGCFAGAAALRLAKDMAENNHQSRILIVCSENMTSCFHAPSDNHLDILIGSGIFADGAAALIVGAHLEINIEHPLFEVISASQTIIPNSEDGIVGHLCEMGLSYYLSKGVPNFIADNIVDLLVKEENLKEFGIKNWNSLFYIVHPGGPVILDRLEMKLGLTKDKLKATRHVLIEYGNMWSPSVFFIIDEMRRRSAQEGKNTTGEGLDLGFLLSFGPGLTVEILMLRSIPI is encoded by the exons ATGGAAATGGAAGGCAAAGTTGGGGTCCCTAAGGCTAATAAAGGTATAGCCACAATACTAGCAGTGGGCACTGCAAATCCACCAAGCTGCATCTTCCAAGCAGACTATCCTGATTTTTACTTTAGAATCACTCAAACTCAGCATATGACTCAACTCAAAGATAAATTCACACGCATCT GTGAAAAAACAACAGTTAAAAAGCGTTACATGCACCTATCTGAAGAAATTATCAAGAACAACCCAAACATAGCCATTTACAAGTCCCCATCTCTAGATGCACGACAAGAAATTCTGGTAAAAGAAGTACCAAAGCTCGGAAAAGAAGCAGCATTGAAAGCCATAAAAGAATGGGGACAACCTATAAAAAAGATCACACACCTTATCTTTTGCACATCTTCAGGAGTAGACATGCCTGGAGCTGATCTAGAGTTGATTAAACTCCTCGGCCTTAATTACTCAGTAAAAAGACTCATGATGTATCACTCAGGTTGCTTTGCAGGTGCTGCAGCTCTTCGTCTTGCTAAAGACATGGCTGAAAACAACCATCAATCTCGCATTCTCATCGTTTGTTCAGAAAACATGACTAGTTGTTTCCATGCTCCTTCAGATAATCATTTAGACATCCTCATCGGTTCAGGAATATTCGCAGACGGTGCTGCAGCTTTAATTGTTGGTGCACACCTTGAAATTAACATTGAACATCCATTGTTTGAAGTAATTTCAGCATCACAAACTATTATACCAAACTCCGAGGATGGGATAGTTGGACACTTATGTGAAATGGGATTATCTTATTACTTGTCTAAAGGAGTACCAAATTTTATTGCTGATAATATAGTGGATTTGTTGGTTAAGGAAGAAAATTTGAAAGAATTTGGGATTAAAAATTGGAATTCTTTGTTCTACATTGTGCATCCAGGAGGTCCTGTCATTCTTGATAGGCTTGAGATGAAGTTGGGATTGACAAAAGACAAATTAAAAGCAACAAGGCATGTGCTTATTGAGTATGGGAATATGTGGAGTCCAAGTGTGTTCTTTATTATTGATGAGATGAGAAGAAGATCAGCACAAGAGGGAAAGAACACTACTGGAGAAGGATTGGATTTGGGATTTCTATTGTCTTTTGGCCCTGGTTTAACTGTCGAGATTCTCATGTTACGCAGCATTCCTATTTAA